GGATCTCCTTGGCCCCGCGATAGACCCTGAGGCTCGGCTTGCTCACGCGTTTCAGGTCCGTGATGACCGGGCGCCGCTGGGCATCGTACTTGAGCCGGATCCTGAGATTCCGGTAGCTCCCCGCGGGAACGACCTCGTAGCCGGCGAGAAAGCCTTCTTCGGTCATGATCCGCACGATTTCTTCCTTCAAGCGCGACCAGGGAGCGTCCACTTCTTCTTTCCGGGCCCTCGTCGCGTTCCGGATTCGCGTGAGCAAATCGGCGATGGGATCCGTCATACCCATGGTCGTTTCCCTACCAGCTCGCCT
The sequence above is a segment of the Candidatus Binatia bacterium genome. Coding sequences within it:
- the rpsH gene encoding 30S ribosomal protein S8 gives rise to the protein MGMTDPIADLLTRIRNATRARKEEVDAPWSRLKEEIVRIMTEEGFLAGYEVVPAGSYRNLRIRLKYDAQRRPVITDLKRVSKPSLRVYRGAKEIPKVRGGLGISIVSTPAGVLVDREARRRNVGGEILCAVW